The genomic region GCCCAAAGTGCGGCGGCCGGGTCATCCTTACAGTCCACGAGGGCGCCGTCACCAAGTACATGGAGGTCTCCATCGCCATCGCCCGTGACTACGGCGTCTCCAACTATACCCTTCAGCGCCTTGAGCTGCTCTCACTATCCATAAAAAGCCTTTTTGAGAATGATAAGTCAAAGCAGGTAATCCTGTCCGATTTCATGTAAAAAATGGAAAAGGATTTGAAGAGCCAGAGCGTAAGGGGAATATGGTATCAAGGTTTTATGGGTAGGGTGACGTAAGTGGATGACCTGAAAAACGGCCCCAATATGACGAGGAGGGCGTTCCTGGCGGCCGCGGCAGCGGTGGGCGCGGCAGCGTTTTTATACTCAAACGCGCCAGGCGTGGCGGCCGCAATTGAGAAGTCGGGTAAAAGGCTACTATGGCTGAGGGGCTCGGGGTGCGGAGGCTGCACCGCCTCCATGCTGAGCGGCGGCAACCCGGAAGTCCTCACGGCGCTGAACAAGATAAAGCTCGAGTTAGCGTATCATGACGGACTGATGGGCCAGCAGGGGGTGTTCGTGGACGGCAGCCCGGCCGGGGACTCCGGCCACAACTCGAACATAAGGCTGGACGAGCTGGTCGATGAGGGGGGTTACGTTCTGGTGGTCGAGGGCGCCATACCTAACGGCCCCGAGGGGAGTGGCAGGTATTGCATGTCCGGTGCCACACCTTTCAAGCAGATATTCATGAATGCCGCACCAGGGGCTTCGTGCATCATAGCCCTGGGCACCTGCGCCTCATACGGGGGCATCTCGCGCTCACTAAAGGTGGCGGACGCTACAGGCGTATCTTTTTCCGGCACTTCAAGGATGGAGGGGGCGATGGCGCGCTACGGGCTAAACAACAACGTTATAAACGTCCCCGGATGCCCGCCGAACCCGGACTGGCTGCTGTTAACCCTTGCCGACGTGCTCTCGGGCGCCGACGTTGAGGTGGACGCGTACGGGAGGCCTAAGGCGTTTTTCGGCTCGGCGGTTCACGAGTCGTGCCCCAGGAGGGGGGCGTTCGACCGCGCCTTGAGGGACGATGGGTTCTCGGAGGGCAATTGCTTATACAATCTAGGGTGTAAAGGCACGCTGGCCTTCGCGGACTGCCCTACCAGGCGATGGAATGATGGGGGAAGCATGTGCACCCAGTCGGGAGGGCCCTGCGTCGCCTGCGTGGAGCCAAGTTTCCCGGACGCCTTCATGCCGTTCTTCAGCAAGGTGGAGAGCAGGGGCATCCTGGGAGACGTTGACGTGGATACTGGGGCTAAGATAATAATCGGCGCGACGGTGATTGGCGCTGGCATACACGCGGTCAAGAGGCTGGCCATCGGCGAGAGCGGCCGCGAGGACGAGAAGGGTGGTAAGAGATGAGGATAACATTGGACCCGTTGACCCGGCTTTCCAGCGGCCTCAGGATATCGGTCGAGCTGAAGGACGGCTTCGTCGTGAGTGCGGGCTGCTCAGGCATGGTATACAGGGGCTTAGAGCAGATGCTCTTGAATAAAAGCCCGATGGACGCCCCATACTTCACCCAGCGCATCTGCGGCATGTGTTCGTCATTCCACGCTACGGCATCGGCGAGCGCCATCGAAAGCGCCTGCGAGGCCACGGGCACCGTGCCGAAGGACGCCCTCGTAATACGCAATGTGCTGAATGGATTTGGGTGGCTGAAGAGCCATCTCGAGCACCTGTACCTGGGGTTCATGCCCGACCTCGCAGACCCCATGTATAGGGACATACTGAACTCGTCTGACCTGGGCAACCTGCTCTGGAAGGAGCTGAAGAATCGTTATGCCTCCCCGGGCGGCGAGGCCTGCTCCGACGCGCTCCGCTGTATCAGGTCCATAAGCAGGGCGGAGGGCATACTCGGAGGCCGCTCGCCAGGCTCCCCGGTAATCGTGCCCGGCGGGGTGACGTCAAGGCCGACCCGGGGCGACATCTACGTACTCAAGGATTGCGTGGAGGATATTAAAGCGATCGTACAGAAACGGCTGCTGGGCGCATTATCCATAGAGGAGTGGCTGGAGAGCACGCATGACAACGGCGGGGAGCACGCTTTCAAGTACCTGGAGAGCCTTTCCAGGGACGACCTCTCGGAGGAAAAAGGGTGGGGCGACCTGCCATTATTCATGATGTTTTGCTCCCGCATGCTGGCGAAGGACACGCTATCGCTGCCAGCTTATATAGGGCTGGACGAGCTGGGCGGGTATCCGCTTGACGATCAGCTCATCGGCTTCCTGAGCTACGGCTCTTTTTATCAGGTCAGGGACGGGTACGCCCCCGTGGAGGACAGTCAGGCGGGCTCCTTCGTGCTGCCGGCCGGGTTCACGCCTGGCGGCTTGCAAAACATTAACTCAGCCGCTGACCGCCTAGACCCAGGCCTGATCGTCGAGCACGTATACGCCTCTTTCTATGAGGATGGTGAAGGGAGGACGTCAGAGGCCCCCATGGATGAGGAGACAGTCACCGTTGAAAAGGCAGACGCCATCGGCTATGACGGCATCAAGTATAGCTTCATCAAGGCCCCCCGATATGGGCGGGTTCCCTGCGAGACCGGCCCCCTGGCCAGGCTTATCAACAGCCGTGAAAATCTAATCGTGGATACCATGCGAAAGCTCGGCGGGTATAAATCTGCAGGCTATCCCATGGCGAGCGTCTATACGCGGACGCTGGCGCGCATGCAAGAGGCGCTGCTGCTCTGCAGGATGCTTCAGGGGTGGATAGATGACGACCTGGAGGCTGGCGATGGAATTAGACGTTGCGTGCACGTCTCGCCTAAGCCCGGCAGCTCTGGCAGGGGGCTCATCGAGGCACCGAGGGGCGCCCTTGGCCACTGGCTCAGGGTGGGCGACGATGGAAGGATATCCAATTACCAGGTCGTTGCCCCGACCACATGGAACGCGTCTCCGAAGTGTGGAGAGATGAAGAGCGGCCCCATCGAGCTTGCGCTGCTCGGCTGCCAGACGACGCCCTACGGGTACGTGCCAGGCTCGGAGGCCAACCCCGTGGGCCTCTATCATGTCGTCAGGTCGTTCGACCCCTGCGTGTCGTGTGCCGTGCATGTCATAAGGGGGTGACACGATGGATAGCATGGTAGCAACCAGGCATACCACGCTAGAGCGGCTGGCGCATTACGTTAACATCGTCTCGATTTCGCTGCTCCTGGCGTCCGGATTCATCATTTACCTGGGCCTGCCCTATCTGGCCTATAGCGACGCGTACGCCATACACGTCATCTCGGCCGCCGTCTTCATATCCGTAAACTGGATAGTGATGCCGTACAGCGCCTTCGTGAACCAGGCGATTCCCGGCTATTTTTTCTGGCCGGCGGACTTCAGGCGGCTATGGGGAGTCGTCAAGAACTTTTTCACCGGCTCTGAGTACCCACAGTACACGGTTTACGACATTGGAAAGCGCAGGTTCACCAACCGTATGCACCCGGTGGGCAAGCTTTTAATTTACGTGCATTACGCGGCGCTCTTCGTGGCCACGGTCACAGGCGTGGCGCTCTACTCGACCTCGATGTCGCTGATGGGCGTAAACCTGTCCGGCCTCGTGCTAAGGATTATGGACGTCATCGCTCCCTCGTTCCACCTGTCAGGCCTGGCCCTGGCCAGGGTCCTCCATGTGGCCGCCGCCTACCTGTTCATCGCCGAGATAATCGTACACGTGGGGGTGGTGCAGCTCGACCCGCGGAAGCTCCAGCACCTCAAGTCCATGTTCATAGACGGCAAGGAAGACGTGCTGTCCGACCCCACCGCGGACATCGTGGACACCTCGGAGGGCGAGGGAGGGTACGCGGAAAAGGTGGTCATAAGGGTCAAATAGGCTCATAGCCTTGATATAAGCTCCACGTCCTCGGCCCTGTTCACGTTCAAGAAGGTGTCGAGGCCCGGGTCCACCTTCCTGATTTCATCGTCGGGGACGTAGACGACGTCCTTCAGCCTCCTCAGCGGCGCCGATATCTTTCTCTCCCCCGCTTCAATGGACTTTTTTACGGCATCGAGCATCGTCCCTCTTCTGTATACTGCGTGGAGTGGCTCTATAAGCCCTCCTTCGTGCACCGGGACTGCGGCATCATGGCCCTCTGCCACGTCGAATAACAGGCCTATTGCCGCCCCATTTATGAGAGGCATGTCACAGGCCACGACTGCCACGTATTCACCCTTCGCCCGCTTGAGGCCTGCGCGGACACCCGACAATGGACCTATTCCATGAATCTCGTCGAAGACGAACTCGCGGCCGCTTACGAAAGGCGACAGGAGACCCCTCTGGCGTTCGTCCCTGACCGATATGATGACCTCGTCTACTACGGGGCTTAGCGCTTCGACGACCCTGCATATCATGCGCTTTCCGCCAATTAGCATAAGCGATTTTTCCTCGCCCCCGAACCTGGTAGACCGCCCGCCAGCTAGAATTAAGCCAGACCTCATGAAACCCCCTAGTGCACGAAAAGGTATAGCGCCATCGACAACGCCCCTCCTGCCAGCGTTGCGAAGAAGTTGACCCCTTCGTTCGTCAACAGCCTTTTCCGCTGGAGCGTCGCCCCCAGGACGCTGTCCACGTTGGTCCCGACGAAGCCGCCCAGCATGGTTAAAATGATCGTGGCTGCAGCATCCGGCCCGGCCACGCCCATGGGTATGGCCACCAATGCGATGGCAGCCGCTCCGAACAGCGCGGCCGCCTCTCCCAGCACTGAGACTGCACCGTCGGTGCCAGCGCTCACCCTCTTCAGCGTGGTGATCATCCTGGGCTGGCCCCTGTAAGTGGACCCGATCTCGCTGGCCAGCGTGTCAGCTGTGGCAGTGGCCATCGCGC from Methanocella conradii HZ254 harbors:
- a CDS encoding molybdenum cofactor guanylyltransferase yields the protein MRSGLILAGGRSTRFGGEEKSLMLIGGKRMICRVVEALSPVVDEVIISVRDERQRGLLSPFVSGREFVFDEIHGIGPLSGVRAGLKRAKGEYVAVVACDMPLINGAAIGLLFDVAEGHDAAVPVHEGGLIEPLHAVYRRGTMLDAVKKSIEAGERKISAPLRRLKDVVYVPDDEIRKVDPGLDTFLNVNRAEDVELISRL
- a CDS encoding nickel-dependent hydrogenase large subunit, yielding MRITLDPLTRLSSGLRISVELKDGFVVSAGCSGMVYRGLEQMLLNKSPMDAPYFTQRICGMCSSFHATASASAIESACEATGTVPKDALVIRNVLNGFGWLKSHLEHLYLGFMPDLADPMYRDILNSSDLGNLLWKELKNRYASPGGEACSDALRCIRSISRAEGILGGRSPGSPVIVPGGVTSRPTRGDIYVLKDCVEDIKAIVQKRLLGALSIEEWLESTHDNGGEHAFKYLESLSRDDLSEEKGWGDLPLFMMFCSRMLAKDTLSLPAYIGLDELGGYPLDDQLIGFLSYGSFYQVRDGYAPVEDSQAGSFVLPAGFTPGGLQNINSAADRLDPGLIVEHVYASFYEDGEGRTSEAPMDEETVTVEKADAIGYDGIKYSFIKAPRYGRVPCETGPLARLINSRENLIVDTMRKLGGYKSAGYPMASVYTRTLARMQEALLLCRMLQGWIDDDLEAGDGIRRCVHVSPKPGSSGRGLIEAPRGALGHWLRVGDDGRISNYQVVAPTTWNASPKCGEMKSGPIELALLGCQTTPYGYVPGSEANPVGLYHVVRSFDPCVSCAVHVIRG
- a CDS encoding hydrogenase small subunit; the encoded protein is MDDLKNGPNMTRRAFLAAAAAVGAAAFLYSNAPGVAAAIEKSGKRLLWLRGSGCGGCTASMLSGGNPEVLTALNKIKLELAYHDGLMGQQGVFVDGSPAGDSGHNSNIRLDELVDEGGYVLVVEGAIPNGPEGSGRYCMSGATPFKQIFMNAAPGASCIIALGTCASYGGISRSLKVADATGVSFSGTSRMEGAMARYGLNNNVINVPGCPPNPDWLLLTLADVLSGADVEVDAYGRPKAFFGSAVHESCPRRGAFDRALRDDGFSEGNCLYNLGCKGTLAFADCPTRRWNDGGSMCTQSGGPCVACVEPSFPDAFMPFFSKVESRGILGDVDVDTGAKIIIGATVIGAGIHAVKRLAIGESGREDEKGGKR
- a CDS encoding cytochrome b/b6 domain-containing protein; the protein is MDSMVATRHTTLERLAHYVNIVSISLLLASGFIIYLGLPYLAYSDAYAIHVISAAVFISVNWIVMPYSAFVNQAIPGYFFWPADFRRLWGVVKNFFTGSEYPQYTVYDIGKRRFTNRMHPVGKLLIYVHYAALFVATVTGVALYSTSMSLMGVNLSGLVLRIMDVIAPSFHLSGLALARVLHVAAAYLFIAEIIVHVGVVQLDPRKLQHLKSMFIDGKEDVLSDPTADIVDTSEGEGGYAEKVVIRVK